A genomic segment from Drosophila willistoni isolate 14030-0811.24 chromosome 2L unlocalized genomic scaffold, UCI_dwil_1.1 Seg72.1, whole genome shotgun sequence encodes:
- the LOC6646206 gene encoding protein enabled isoform X2, translating into MTEQSIIGARASVMVYDDNQKKWVPSGSSSGLSKVQIYHHQQNNTFRVVGRKLQDHEVVINCSILKGLKYNQATATFHQWRDSKFVYGLNFSSPNDAENFARAMMHALEVLSGRVVNNPAGQPTNGNGYEEDMGYRTMTSEDAAILRQNNGIGTPSAQTPTSQTNQNNIPQSPPTPQGHHRTSRNSLSAPPAPPPQLAAMLQPGGQPGSHYGLTGNGGPTSNGLPPQAVPPAPGQTQQAQYPQQQQQQQQQQQQPQQQQQTVYAAQQQPQQQLVQGGYAPSQYQQPHYVLSNSNPNLNLHQYPQQQQQQQQQPHQNGGGPGAGIYGGHIPSSASANSVVYASQQQMVQQQQQQQQVQQPQPPQAPAMPPSAGPLYGQGPIQQQQQQQQQQQQAENPYGQVPMAPPMMQQQQQQQQQQPQQTGGGIPMPPPMNNTQGQIPLNRMSSQGGGVGVGAPAPPPPPPTFGGGAPPPAPPQMFNGIPPPPVPPAMPGMAPPTGGAGAPPPPPPPPGMGGGAPKGNDPQADLMGSLTSQLQQFKLKKNKSTTSAPENSGSSTSSGGSGNYGTIGRSSNGMASMMDEMAKTLARRRAQAEKKEPEPEPDMKKRPWEKSNTLPHKLSGNGGASGNGTGGNAHGGANGSGGNNTTNSGGESPQLMRKRFGSASEETILKVNGDGLSLALSNGDLDTLKAEILREMRVEIQKVKNEIIDAIKSEFNRR; encoded by the exons atgaC TGAGCAAAGCATAATCGGCGCCCGCGCCTCTGTTATGGTATACGATGATAACCAAAAGAAATGGGTGCCCTCGGGCAGCTCATCGGGATTGAGTAAAGTGCAGATCTATCATCATCAACAGAACAATACATTCCGTGTGGTTGGACGGAAACTGCAAGATCATGAGGTGGTCATtaattgctctatactgaagGGTCTTAAATATAATCAGGCCACAGCCACATTTCATCAATGGCGTGATTCGAAATTTGTCTATGGACTAAATTTCTCTAGTCCGAATGATGCAGAGAATTTTGCACGTGCCATGATGCACGCTTTGGAG GTGCTCAGTGGACGAGTGGTTAATAATCCAGCTGGCCAGCCCACCAATGGCAATGGGTATGAGGAGGATATGGGCTATCGCACTATGACCAGCGAGGATGCAGCCATATTGAggcaaaacaatggaattggaACACCATCGGCACAGACACCCACCTCACAGACCAATCAGAATAATATACCACAGAGTCCGCCAACGCCGCAGGGACATCATCGCACTAGCAG GAATTCCCTTAGCGCTCCACCGGCTCCGCCGCCACAATTGGCTGCCATGTTGCAGCCAGGTGGTCAACCAGGTTCTCATTATGGTCTGACAGGGAATGGTGGACCTACATCGAATGGTTTGCCACCACAGGCTGTTCCACCGGCTCCAGGCCAAACTCAACAAGCACAGTAtccacagcaacaacaacaacaacaacagcagcaacaacaaccacaacaacaacagcaaaccgTCTATGCCGCCCAACAGCAGCCACAGCAGCAATTGGTCCAAGGTGGCTATGCGCCATCTCAG TATCAACAACCCCACTACGTGCTCTCGAATTCTAATCCCAATCTCAATCTACATCAATAccctcagcagcagcaacagcagcagcagcaaccccATCAGAATGGAGGAGGACCAGGTGCTGGCATCTATGGCGGGCATATACCCAGCTCGGCTAGTGCCAATAGCGTTGTCTATGCCAGTCAACAGCAAATGgtccagcagcaacagcagcagcagcaggtgcAACAACCACAGCCACCGCAGGCGCCAGCTATGCCGCCGAGTGCGGGTCCACTTTATGGCCAGGGACCGatccaacagcagcaacaacaacaacagcagcagcagcaagcagAGAATCCCTATGGTCAAGTGCCGATGGCTCCACCCatgatgcagcagcagcagcaacaacaacaacagcaaccacaACAAACTGGAGGTGGAATTCCGATGCCACCGCCCATGAATAATACACAAGGCCAAATTCCACTCAATCGCATGAGCAGCCAAGGAGGCGGCGTAGGAGTAGGAGCACCAGCACCTCCCCCACCACCGCCCACATTTGGTGGTGGTGCACCGCCACCAGCGCCACCACAAATGTTTAATGGAATTCCACCACCGCCGGTTCCGCCAGCCATGCCAGGAATGGCACCACCAACGGGTGGAGCAGGAGCACCACCGCCACCTCCACCGCCGCCAGGCATGGGCGGTGGAGCACCCAAAGGCAATGATCCTCAAGCTGATCTCATGGGCTCATTAACCTCACAGTTGCAGCAATTCAAACTGAAGAAAAATAAG TCCACCACATCTGCTCCCGAGaacagcggcagcagcacTTCAAGTGGAGGCAGCGGCAATTATGGCACCATTGGACGCAGTTCCAATGGCATGGCCTCCATGATGGATGAAATGGCCAAAACGCTGGCCCGACGACGTGCCCAAGCGGAAAAGAAAGAG CCTGAACCCGAGCCTGACATGAAGAAACGTCCCTGGGAAAAGTCCAATACTCTGCCCCATAAGCTAAGCGGCAACGGTGGAGCCAGTGGCAATGGAACTGGAGGTAATGCCCATGGTGGAGCCAATGGGAGCGGCGGCAACAATACAACGAATAGCGGCGGCGAATCACCACAATTGATGCGCAAACGTTTTGGTAGTGCCAGCGAAGAGACCATACTCAAG GTCAACGGCGATGGTCTATCTCTGGCTCTGTCCAATGGCGATCTGGATACCCTCAAGGCTGAAATTCTACGCGAAATGCGAGTGGAAATACAGAAAgtcaaaaatgaaattatagATG CTATCAAATCGGAGTTCAATCGCAGATag
- the LOC6646206 gene encoding protein enabled isoform X5, with amino-acid sequence MTEQSIIGARASVMVYDDNQKKWVPSGSSSGLSKVQIYHHQQNNTFRVVGRKLQDHEVVINCSILKGLKYNQATATFHQWRDSKFVYGLNFSSPNDAENFARAMMHALEVLSGRVVNNPAGQPTNGNGYEEDMGYRTMTSEDAAILRQNNGIGTPSAQTPTSQTNQNNIPQSPPTPQGHHRTSRNSLSAPPAPPPQLAAMLQPGGQPGSHYGLTGNGGPTSNGLPPQAVPPAPGQTQQAQYPQQQQQQQQQQQQPQQQQQTVYAAQQQPQQQLVQGGYAPSQQQQQQQQQPHQNGGGPGAGIYGGHIPSSASANSVVYASQQQMVQQQQQQQQVQQPQPPQAPAMPPSAGPLYGQGPIQQQQQQQQQQQQAENPYGQVPMAPPMMQQQQQQQQQQPQQTGGGIPMPPPMNNTQGQIPLNRMSSQGGGVGVGAPAPPPPPPTFGGGAPPPAPPQMFNGIPPPPVPPAMPGMAPPTGGAGAPPPPPPPPGMGGGAPKGNDPQADLMGSLTSQLQQFKLKKNKSTTSAPENSGSSTSSGGSGNYGTIGRSSNGMASMMDEMAKTLARRRAQAEKKEPEPEPDMKKRPWEKSNTLPHKLSGNGGASGNGTGGNAHGGANGSGGNNTTNSGGESPQLMRKRFGSASEETILKQVNGDGLSLALSNGDLDTLKAEILREMRVEIQKVKNEIIDAIKSEFNRR; translated from the exons atgaC TGAGCAAAGCATAATCGGCGCCCGCGCCTCTGTTATGGTATACGATGATAACCAAAAGAAATGGGTGCCCTCGGGCAGCTCATCGGGATTGAGTAAAGTGCAGATCTATCATCATCAACAGAACAATACATTCCGTGTGGTTGGACGGAAACTGCAAGATCATGAGGTGGTCATtaattgctctatactgaagGGTCTTAAATATAATCAGGCCACAGCCACATTTCATCAATGGCGTGATTCGAAATTTGTCTATGGACTAAATTTCTCTAGTCCGAATGATGCAGAGAATTTTGCACGTGCCATGATGCACGCTTTGGAG GTGCTCAGTGGACGAGTGGTTAATAATCCAGCTGGCCAGCCCACCAATGGCAATGGGTATGAGGAGGATATGGGCTATCGCACTATGACCAGCGAGGATGCAGCCATATTGAggcaaaacaatggaattggaACACCATCGGCACAGACACCCACCTCACAGACCAATCAGAATAATATACCACAGAGTCCGCCAACGCCGCAGGGACATCATCGCACTAGCAG GAATTCCCTTAGCGCTCCACCGGCTCCGCCGCCACAATTGGCTGCCATGTTGCAGCCAGGTGGTCAACCAGGTTCTCATTATGGTCTGACAGGGAATGGTGGACCTACATCGAATGGTTTGCCACCACAGGCTGTTCCACCGGCTCCAGGCCAAACTCAACAAGCACAGTAtccacagcaacaacaacaacaacaacagcagcaacaacaaccacaacaacaacagcaaaccgTCTATGCCGCCCAACAGCAGCCACAGCAGCAATTGGTCCAAGGTGGCTATGCGCCATCTCAG cagcagcaacagcagcagcagcaaccccATCAGAATGGAGGAGGACCAGGTGCTGGCATCTATGGCGGGCATATACCCAGCTCGGCTAGTGCCAATAGCGTTGTCTATGCCAGTCAACAGCAAATGgtccagcagcaacagcagcagcagcaggtgcAACAACCACAGCCACCGCAGGCGCCAGCTATGCCGCCGAGTGCGGGTCCACTTTATGGCCAGGGACCGatccaacagcagcaacaacaacaacagcagcagcagcaagcagAGAATCCCTATGGTCAAGTGCCGATGGCTCCACCCatgatgcagcagcagcagcaacaacaacaacagcaaccacaACAAACTGGAGGTGGAATTCCGATGCCACCGCCCATGAATAATACACAAGGCCAAATTCCACTCAATCGCATGAGCAGCCAAGGAGGCGGCGTAGGAGTAGGAGCACCAGCACCTCCCCCACCACCGCCCACATTTGGTGGTGGTGCACCGCCACCAGCGCCACCACAAATGTTTAATGGAATTCCACCACCGCCGGTTCCGCCAGCCATGCCAGGAATGGCACCACCAACGGGTGGAGCAGGAGCACCACCGCCACCTCCACCGCCGCCAGGCATGGGCGGTGGAGCACCCAAAGGCAATGATCCTCAAGCTGATCTCATGGGCTCATTAACCTCACAGTTGCAGCAATTCAAACTGAAGAAAAATAAG TCCACCACATCTGCTCCCGAGaacagcggcagcagcacTTCAAGTGGAGGCAGCGGCAATTATGGCACCATTGGACGCAGTTCCAATGGCATGGCCTCCATGATGGATGAAATGGCCAAAACGCTGGCCCGACGACGTGCCCAAGCGGAAAAGAAAGAG CCTGAACCCGAGCCTGACATGAAGAAACGTCCCTGGGAAAAGTCCAATACTCTGCCCCATAAGCTAAGCGGCAACGGTGGAGCCAGTGGCAATGGAACTGGAGGTAATGCCCATGGTGGAGCCAATGGGAGCGGCGGCAACAATACAACGAATAGCGGCGGCGAATCACCACAATTGATGCGCAAACGTTTTGGTAGTGCCAGCGAAGAGACCATACTCAAG CAGGTCAACGGCGATGGTCTATCTCTGGCTCTGTCCAATGGCGATCTGGATACCCTCAAGGCTGAAATTCTACGCGAAATGCGAGTGGAAATACAGAAAgtcaaaaatgaaattatagATG CTATCAAATCGGAGTTCAATCGCAGATag
- the LOC6646206 gene encoding protein enabled isoform X7 gives MAMKKLYSKTSFTSKKSNASVAVQSKPILAYHQAGAGAAASVVSPCEFQANALPPGVELIKRSQSMHHRVTPAAAAAAAIQNKQAATDYYSLEELQELDLLDYRHPMYHHYQQQQQELLLRQRSAYHEHEQLVLQLPMASRQSTSPTTQTMPIYEAPPLHSRHSSVNDQPPPLHVATSATPPTSSSSSSLSTPSSSIVTTVSYASSTNPTPTSTTTTTTSITSSALFSTLRKCVSPSPPATTNTAPPSDTLSHNPSRLACSMSFSIRTAPTKIHQQHQNHQQHQQHLYSNINHYLQHTQQQQQQQQQQRININNSPSQHQQPRRHNSVKDKFIGGITTIFAEQSIIGARASVMVYDDNQKKWVPSGSSSGLSKVQIYHHQQNNTFRVVGRKLQDHEVVINCSILKGLKYNQATATFHQWRDSKFVYGLNFSSPNDAENFARAMMHALEVLSGRVVNNPAGQPTNGNGYEEDMGYRTMTSEDAAILRQNNGIGTPSAQTPTSQTNQNNIPQSPPTPQGHHRTSSAPPAPPPQLAAMLQPGGQPGSHYGLTGNGGPTSNGLPPQAVPPAPGQTQQAQYPQQQQQQQQQQQQPQQQQQTVYAAQQQPQQQLVQGGYAPSQYQQPHYVLSNSNPNLNLHQYPQQQQQQQQQPHQNGGGPGAGIYGGHIPSSASANSVVYASQQQMVQQQQQQQQVQQPQPPQAPAMPPSAGPLYGQGPIQQQQQQQQQQQQAENPYGQVPMAPPMMQQQQQQQQQQPQQTGGGIPMPPPMNNTQGQIPLNRMSSQGGGVGVGAPAPPPPPPTFGGGAPPPAPPQMFNGIPPPPVPPAMPGMAPPTGGAGAPPPPPPPPGMGGGAPKGNDPQADLMGSLTSQLQQFKLKKNKSTTSAPENSGSSTSSGGSGNYGTIGRSSNGMASMMDEMAKTLARRRAQAEKKEPEPEPDMKKRPWEKSNTLPHKLSGNGGASGNGTGGNAHGGANGSGGNNTTNSGGESPQLMRKRFGSASEETILKVNGDGLSLALSNGDLDTLKAEILREMRVEIQKVKNEIIDAIKSEFNRR, from the exons ATGGCCATGAAGAAACTCTATTCAAAGACATCGTTTACGAGCAAAAAATCCAATGCATCCGTTGCTGTTCAATCAAAACCCATACTGGCCTATCATCaggcaggagcaggagcagcagcatcgGTGGTTAGCCCTTGTGAATTTCAAGCAAATGCTCTTCCCCCCGGTGTGGAGCTAATCAAACGCAGTCAAAGTATGCATCATCGTGTGACacctgctgccgctgctgctgctgctattcaAAACAAACAAGCGGCTACGGATTATTATAGCCTTGAGGAGTTGCAGGAATTGGATTTATTGGACTATCGTCATCCCATGTATCATCAttatcagcaacagcaacaggaaTTGCTATTGAGACAACGTTCTGCCTATCATGAGCATGAACAGTTGGTATTGCAATTGCCTATGGCCAGTCGTCAGTCGACATCGCCCACCACCCAAACAATGCCCATCTATGAGGCACCACCTCTACACAGTCGCCATTCATCGGTCAATGATCAGCCGCCGCCGTT ACATGTGGCTACTTCTGCTACTCCtccaacatcatcatcatcatcttcattatCAACACCATCATCATCGATAGTTACTACTGTCTCCTACGCTTCCTCTACTAAcccaacaccaacatcaactactactactactacttcCATTACTTCTTCGGCTTTATTTTCCACTCTACGCAAGTGCGTTTCCCCTTCACCGCCAGCAACTACTAATACCGCCCCACCATCTGATACTTTATCCCATAACCCCTCGAGACTTGCCTGTTCCATGTCGTTCTCAATTAGAACAGCACCAACAAAAATACATCAGCAACATCAAAATCAtcaacagcatcagcaacatctCTATAGCAACATAAATCATTATCtacaacacacacaacaacaacaacaacagcaacaacaacaacgcatcaacatcaacaattCCCCATCACAACACCAACAACCACGTCGACATAATTCGGTCAAAGATAAATTCATTGGGGGCATTACAACAATTTTTGC TGAGCAAAGCATAATCGGCGCCCGCGCCTCTGTTATGGTATACGATGATAACCAAAAGAAATGGGTGCCCTCGGGCAGCTCATCGGGATTGAGTAAAGTGCAGATCTATCATCATCAACAGAACAATACATTCCGTGTGGTTGGACGGAAACTGCAAGATCATGAGGTGGTCATtaattgctctatactgaagGGTCTTAAATATAATCAGGCCACAGCCACATTTCATCAATGGCGTGATTCGAAATTTGTCTATGGACTAAATTTCTCTAGTCCGAATGATGCAGAGAATTTTGCACGTGCCATGATGCACGCTTTGGAG GTGCTCAGTGGACGAGTGGTTAATAATCCAGCTGGCCAGCCCACCAATGGCAATGGGTATGAGGAGGATATGGGCTATCGCACTATGACCAGCGAGGATGCAGCCATATTGAggcaaaacaatggaattggaACACCATCGGCACAGACACCCACCTCACAGACCAATCAGAATAATATACCACAGAGTCCGCCAACGCCGCAGGGACATCATCGCACTAGCAG CGCTCCACCGGCTCCGCCGCCACAATTGGCTGCCATGTTGCAGCCAGGTGGTCAACCAGGTTCTCATTATGGTCTGACAGGGAATGGTGGACCTACATCGAATGGTTTGCCACCACAGGCTGTTCCACCGGCTCCAGGCCAAACTCAACAAGCACAGTAtccacagcaacaacaacaacaacaacagcagcaacaacaaccacaacaacaacagcaaaccgTCTATGCCGCCCAACAGCAGCCACAGCAGCAATTGGTCCAAGGTGGCTATGCGCCATCTCAG TATCAACAACCCCACTACGTGCTCTCGAATTCTAATCCCAATCTCAATCTACATCAATAccctcagcagcagcaacagcagcagcagcaaccccATCAGAATGGAGGAGGACCAGGTGCTGGCATCTATGGCGGGCATATACCCAGCTCGGCTAGTGCCAATAGCGTTGTCTATGCCAGTCAACAGCAAATGgtccagcagcaacagcagcagcagcaggtgcAACAACCACAGCCACCGCAGGCGCCAGCTATGCCGCCGAGTGCGGGTCCACTTTATGGCCAGGGACCGatccaacagcagcaacaacaacaacagcagcagcagcaagcagAGAATCCCTATGGTCAAGTGCCGATGGCTCCACCCatgatgcagcagcagcagcaacaacaacaacagcaaccacaACAAACTGGAGGTGGAATTCCGATGCCACCGCCCATGAATAATACACAAGGCCAAATTCCACTCAATCGCATGAGCAGCCAAGGAGGCGGCGTAGGAGTAGGAGCACCAGCACCTCCCCCACCACCGCCCACATTTGGTGGTGGTGCACCGCCACCAGCGCCACCACAAATGTTTAATGGAATTCCACCACCGCCGGTTCCGCCAGCCATGCCAGGAATGGCACCACCAACGGGTGGAGCAGGAGCACCACCGCCACCTCCACCGCCGCCAGGCATGGGCGGTGGAGCACCCAAAGGCAATGATCCTCAAGCTGATCTCATGGGCTCATTAACCTCACAGTTGCAGCAATTCAAACTGAAGAAAAATAAG TCCACCACATCTGCTCCCGAGaacagcggcagcagcacTTCAAGTGGAGGCAGCGGCAATTATGGCACCATTGGACGCAGTTCCAATGGCATGGCCTCCATGATGGATGAAATGGCCAAAACGCTGGCCCGACGACGTGCCCAAGCGGAAAAGAAAGAG CCTGAACCCGAGCCTGACATGAAGAAACGTCCCTGGGAAAAGTCCAATACTCTGCCCCATAAGCTAAGCGGCAACGGTGGAGCCAGTGGCAATGGAACTGGAGGTAATGCCCATGGTGGAGCCAATGGGAGCGGCGGCAACAATACAACGAATAGCGGCGGCGAATCACCACAATTGATGCGCAAACGTTTTGGTAGTGCCAGCGAAGAGACCATACTCAAG GTCAACGGCGATGGTCTATCTCTGGCTCTGTCCAATGGCGATCTGGATACCCTCAAGGCTGAAATTCTACGCGAAATGCGAGTGGAAATACAGAAAgtcaaaaatgaaattatagATG CTATCAAATCGGAGTTCAATCGCAGATag
- the LOC6646206 gene encoding protein enabled isoform X6, which yields MAMKKLYSKTSFTSKKSNASVAVQSKPILAYHQAGAGAAASVVSPCEFQANALPPGVELIKRSQSMHHRVTPAAAAAAAIQNKQAATDYYSLEELQELDLLDYRHPMYHHYQQQQQELLLRQRSAYHEHEQLVLQLPMASRQSTSPTTQTMPIYEAPPLHSRHSSVNDQPPPFEQSIIGARASVMVYDDNQKKWVPSGSSSGLSKVQIYHHQQNNTFRVVGRKLQDHEVVINCSILKGLKYNQATATFHQWRDSKFVYGLNFSSPNDAENFARAMMHALEVLSGRVVNNPAGQPTNGNGYEEDMGYRTMTSEDAAILRQNNGIGTPSAQTPTSQTNQNNIPQSPPTPQGHHRTSRNSLSAPPAPPPQLAAMLQPGGQPGSHYGLTGNGGPTSNGLPPQAVPPAPGQTQQAQYPQQQQQQQQQQQQPQQQQQTVYAAQQQPQQQLVQGGYAPSQYQQPHYVLSNSNPNLNLHQYPQQQQQQQQQPHQNGGGPGAGIYGGHIPSSASANSVVYASQQQMVQQQQQQQQVQQPQPPQAPAMPPSAGPLYGQGPIQQQQQQQQQQQQAENPYGQVPMAPPMMQQQQQQQQQQPQQTGGGIPMPPPMNNTQGQIPLNRMSSQGGGVGVGAPAPPPPPPTFGGGAPPPAPPQMFNGIPPPPVPPAMPGMAPPTGGAGAPPPPPPPPGMGGGAPKGNDPQADLMGSLTSQLQQFKLKKNKSTTSAPENSGSSTSSGGSGNYGTIGRSSNGMASMMDEMAKTLARRRAQAEKKEPEPEPDMKKRPWEKSNTLPHKLSGNGGASGNGTGGNAHGGANGSGGNNTTNSGGESPQLMRKRFGSASEETILKQVNGDGLSLALSNGDLDTLKAEILREMRVEIQKVKNEIIDAIKSEFNRR from the exons ATGGCCATGAAGAAACTCTATTCAAAGACATCGTTTACGAGCAAAAAATCCAATGCATCCGTTGCTGTTCAATCAAAACCCATACTGGCCTATCATCaggcaggagcaggagcagcagcatcgGTGGTTAGCCCTTGTGAATTTCAAGCAAATGCTCTTCCCCCCGGTGTGGAGCTAATCAAACGCAGTCAAAGTATGCATCATCGTGTGACacctgctgccgctgctgctgctgctattcaAAACAAACAAGCGGCTACGGATTATTATAGCCTTGAGGAGTTGCAGGAATTGGATTTATTGGACTATCGTCATCCCATGTATCATCAttatcagcaacagcaacaggaaTTGCTATTGAGACAACGTTCTGCCTATCATGAGCATGAACAGTTGGTATTGCAATTGCCTATGGCCAGTCGTCAGTCGACATCGCCCACCACCCAAACAATGCCCATCTATGAGGCACCACCTCTACACAGTCGCCATTCATCGGTCAATGATCAGCCGCCGCCGTT TGAGCAAAGCATAATCGGCGCCCGCGCCTCTGTTATGGTATACGATGATAACCAAAAGAAATGGGTGCCCTCGGGCAGCTCATCGGGATTGAGTAAAGTGCAGATCTATCATCATCAACAGAACAATACATTCCGTGTGGTTGGACGGAAACTGCAAGATCATGAGGTGGTCATtaattgctctatactgaagGGTCTTAAATATAATCAGGCCACAGCCACATTTCATCAATGGCGTGATTCGAAATTTGTCTATGGACTAAATTTCTCTAGTCCGAATGATGCAGAGAATTTTGCACGTGCCATGATGCACGCTTTGGAG GTGCTCAGTGGACGAGTGGTTAATAATCCAGCTGGCCAGCCCACCAATGGCAATGGGTATGAGGAGGATATGGGCTATCGCACTATGACCAGCGAGGATGCAGCCATATTGAggcaaaacaatggaattggaACACCATCGGCACAGACACCCACCTCACAGACCAATCAGAATAATATACCACAGAGTCCGCCAACGCCGCAGGGACATCATCGCACTAGCAG GAATTCCCTTAGCGCTCCACCGGCTCCGCCGCCACAATTGGCTGCCATGTTGCAGCCAGGTGGTCAACCAGGTTCTCATTATGGTCTGACAGGGAATGGTGGACCTACATCGAATGGTTTGCCACCACAGGCTGTTCCACCGGCTCCAGGCCAAACTCAACAAGCACAGTAtccacagcaacaacaacaacaacaacagcagcaacaacaaccacaacaacaacagcaaaccgTCTATGCCGCCCAACAGCAGCCACAGCAGCAATTGGTCCAAGGTGGCTATGCGCCATCTCAG TATCAACAACCCCACTACGTGCTCTCGAATTCTAATCCCAATCTCAATCTACATCAATAccctcagcagcagcaacagcagcagcagcaaccccATCAGAATGGAGGAGGACCAGGTGCTGGCATCTATGGCGGGCATATACCCAGCTCGGCTAGTGCCAATAGCGTTGTCTATGCCAGTCAACAGCAAATGgtccagcagcaacagcagcagcagcaggtgcAACAACCACAGCCACCGCAGGCGCCAGCTATGCCGCCGAGTGCGGGTCCACTTTATGGCCAGGGACCGatccaacagcagcaacaacaacaacagcagcagcagcaagcagAGAATCCCTATGGTCAAGTGCCGATGGCTCCACCCatgatgcagcagcagcagcaacaacaacaacagcaaccacaACAAACTGGAGGTGGAATTCCGATGCCACCGCCCATGAATAATACACAAGGCCAAATTCCACTCAATCGCATGAGCAGCCAAGGAGGCGGCGTAGGAGTAGGAGCACCAGCACCTCCCCCACCACCGCCCACATTTGGTGGTGGTGCACCGCCACCAGCGCCACCACAAATGTTTAATGGAATTCCACCACCGCCGGTTCCGCCAGCCATGCCAGGAATGGCACCACCAACGGGTGGAGCAGGAGCACCACCGCCACCTCCACCGCCGCCAGGCATGGGCGGTGGAGCACCCAAAGGCAATGATCCTCAAGCTGATCTCATGGGCTCATTAACCTCACAGTTGCAGCAATTCAAACTGAAGAAAAATAAG TCCACCACATCTGCTCCCGAGaacagcggcagcagcacTTCAAGTGGAGGCAGCGGCAATTATGGCACCATTGGACGCAGTTCCAATGGCATGGCCTCCATGATGGATGAAATGGCCAAAACGCTGGCCCGACGACGTGCCCAAGCGGAAAAGAAAGAG CCTGAACCCGAGCCTGACATGAAGAAACGTCCCTGGGAAAAGTCCAATACTCTGCCCCATAAGCTAAGCGGCAACGGTGGAGCCAGTGGCAATGGAACTGGAGGTAATGCCCATGGTGGAGCCAATGGGAGCGGCGGCAACAATACAACGAATAGCGGCGGCGAATCACCACAATTGATGCGCAAACGTTTTGGTAGTGCCAGCGAAGAGACCATACTCAAG CAGGTCAACGGCGATGGTCTATCTCTGGCTCTGTCCAATGGCGATCTGGATACCCTCAAGGCTGAAATTCTACGCGAAATGCGAGTGGAAATACAGAAAgtcaaaaatgaaattatagATG CTATCAAATCGGAGTTCAATCGCAGATag